The nucleotide sequence GCCGCAGAAAAACGTCTTCGCCAACGTCGCCTTTGCCATGCAGGTGATCGGCAAGAGCCGCAGCGTCATCCGCGACACCGTTCCCGAGGTGCTCAAGACCGTGGGCCTGGAGGGCAAAGAGAAGCGCATGCCCCACGAGCTCTCCGGCGGTGAGCAGCAGCGCGTGGCCATTGCCCGCGCCGTGGTCAACCGCCCCGGCATCCTGCTGGCCGACGAGCCCACCGGTAACCTCGACCCCACCACATCCATGGGCATCATGGGGGTCCTGGACAAGATCAACCAGAACGGCACCACCGTGGTCATGGCCACGCACGACGACGACATCGTCAATGAGATGCGCAAGCGGGTCGTGGAGCTCAAGAACGGCAAAGTCATCCGCGACGAAGCGCGGGCCCTTTACACGTCGATGATGCCGGTCGTCGGCCAGT is from Arthrobacter sp. QXT-31 and encodes:
- the ftsE gene encoding cell division ATP-binding protein FtsE, translating into MIRFENVTKVYDQKARPALDAVSLEIDRGEFAFLVGASGSGKSTFLRLVLKEDRATSGTVYVAGQNVANISSWRVPRLRRGIGVVFQDFRLLPQKNVFANVAFAMQVIGKSRSVIRDTVPEVLKTVGLEGKEKRMPHELSGGEQQRVAIARAVVNRPGILLADEPTGNLDPTTSMGIMGVLDKINQNGTTVVMATHDDDIVNEMRKRVVELKNGKVIRDEARALYTSMMPVVGQSRRLKDASGRDDAGAARGQAGEGRL